A genomic region of Zalophus californianus isolate mZalCal1 chromosome 1, mZalCal1.pri.v2, whole genome shotgun sequence contains the following coding sequences:
- the LOC113918087 gene encoding olfactory receptor 5AC1-like — protein MTVFFTYSFISVISFSESDGNKTQVTEFVLTGLTDCPGLQVPLFLVFLVIYLTTMVGNLGLIFLIWKDPHLHTPMYLLLGSLAFADACSSSSVTPRMLMNFLSNNHMISLVECITQFYIFASSANTECFLLVVMAYDRYVAICNPLLYPVVMSNIFCIQLLSVSYIIGFLHPMLHVSLLFRLTFCKSNVIHYFYCEILQLFKISCTDPRVNMLLIFIFSVFIQSFTFMTIIISYSYVLFTILKKKSEKGRSKAFSTCSAHLLSVSLFYGTLFFMYVCPGSGRAENQDKMYSVFYTIIIPLLNPFIYSLRNQEVIGALRRIINT, from the coding sequence ATGACTGTGTTcttcacttattctttcatttcagtGATCAGCTTCAGTGAATCTGATGGAAACAAAACACAGGTGACTGAGTTTGTTCTCACAGGACTTACAGATTGTCCAGGGCTGCAGGTCCCCCTGTTCCTGGTGTTCTTGGTCATCTACCTCACCACCATGGTGGGCAACCTCGGACtgatttttctcatctggaaGGACCCCCATCttcacacccccatgtacttacTCCTTGGCAGTTTGGCCTTTGCAGATGCTTGTTCCTCATCCTCTGTGACTCCCAGGATGCTAATGAATTTTTTATCTAACAATCATATGATATCCCTGGTTGAATGCATCacccaattttatatttttgcttccaGTGCAAACACAGAGTGTTTCCTCCTGGTagtgatggcctatgaccgctatgTAGCTATATGCAACCCCTTGCTTTATCCAGTGGTGATGTCCAATATATTCTGCATTCAGTTATTAAGTGTTTCATATATTATTGGGTTTCTTCATCCTATGCTGCATGTTAGTTTGTTATTTAGATTAACTTTCTGCAAGTCCAACGTAATACATTATTTCTACTGTGAAATTTTACAACTGTTTAAGATTTCCTGTACTGACCCTAGAGTTAATATGctcctgatttttatattttcagtctttATACAATCTTTCACTTTTATGACAATTATCATCTCTTACTCCTATGTCCTCTTCACCATTCTGAAAAAGAAGTCTGAAAAGGGCAGGAGCAAAGCCTTCTCCACGTGCAGTGCCCACCTGCTATCTGTCTCTTTATTCTATGGCACTCTCTTCTTCATGTATGTGTGTCCTGGGTCTGGACGAGCtgaaaatcaagataaaatgtattctgtattttatacaATAATAATTCCCCTGCTAAATCCTTTTATTTACAGTCTGAGAAACCAAGAGGTGATAGGTGCCTTGAGgagaataataaatacataa